A window of Danaus plexippus chromosome 12, MEX_DaPlex, whole genome shotgun sequence contains these coding sequences:
- the LOC116772441 gene encoding transcription factor 23, whose translation MPRKRLNRSNIDKRVEDGDDDAFLFEDSLSSSGRSGHEPQHRNAANARERARMRVLSKAFCRLKTTLPWVPADTKLSKLDTLRLAASYIAHLRALLHEPRSAHTPPHPLNLAWPFAFQHGGSLSCTISQRWSVNTQNCDSTAEERNQIQREIHNSGRCNENYNQDYSENDYEDRNYEEMTNDVPCNNVQYCDYGYKENYYEMRNSYSSNGLMNV comes from the exons ATGCCTAGGAAACGATTAAATCGATCGAATATCGATAAAAGAGTAGAAGACGGAGATGATGATGCCTTCCTTTTTGAAGATTCTCTGTCCAGTTCCG gtAGAAGCGGTCACGAGCCCCAACATAGGAATGCCGCGAATGCGCGGGAAAGAGCCCGTATGAGAGTATTGTCGAAGGCTTTTTGCAG GCTAAAGACCACCTTACCCTGGGTACCAGCTGACACTAAGCTCTCCAAGCTGGACACTCTTCGTTTGGCTGCATCTTACATCGCACACCTTCGCGCTCTGCTGCATGAGCCGCGATCCGCACACACACCGCCGCATCCGCTCAATCTC GCATGGCCATTTGCATTCCAACATGGTGGCAGTTTAAGTTGTACGATCTCTCAAAGATGGAGTGTTAACACACAAAACTGCGACTCAACTGCCGAGGAAAGAAACCAAATCCAAAGAGAAATACATAATAGCGGAAGATGCAACGAAAATTATAACCAAGATTATTCTGAAAATGATTACGAAGACAGAAATTACGAAGAAATGACGAACGATGTCCCTTGCAATAACGTGCAATATTGTGATTACGGTTACAAAGAGAATTATTATGAGATGAGGAACTCTTATTCGTCAAACGGATTAATGAATgtgtga